Part of the Aquicella lusitana genome is shown below.
ATCCTACAATCTGACCACGCCCTTGCCTTCGAAAAGTGATTTGCCTACGCCTACCAACGTGCAGCTCGCTGTTCCTGCCCAAAATAGCTTCTTGAATGCACCACCTATAAATAATACTCAACCCTCTTTTCTCGTCCAAAATGCTTCGCTTTTCGGGACAGCGGTACAACCTAGACAGCTGCCCGGCTTTTCTTTAGCGCCCTATATATCCACACCGAATATGACTGATGAAGAATGGGTAGATAGTGTTATCATAAGCGATAGTCAAAATAGACTATAATCAAACGCCGGATTTTGGGAAATTATATTCTGTTAATAAGGAATAAGGCATGTCTATCAATGTACTGGTCAATGGTGCATTTGGCCGCATGGGCCAAATAACAGTCAAAGCCATTGAGGAGCATCCTGCATTGACGCTCGTAGGACAAACCGGACGGGAGTACGATTTAAAAAAATCGATCATTGACAGTCACGCGGAAGTTGTAATTGATTTCACGCGTCCTGAATGTGTGTTTGAAAATGCCTCTATTATCATCGAAACAGGCGCACATCCGGTAATTGGCACCAGCGGCCTCACTTCCGAGCAGATCAGCCTGTTAAGCGCGCAATGTGAAAAACAGCGGCTGGGCGGCATTATCGCGCCAAACTTTTCGCTGGGCGCGGTTCTGATGATGAAGTATGCAAAAGAAATTGCAAAATATATGCCCCATGTTGAAATCATCGAAATGCATCACGCCAACAAGGCGGACAGCCCCTCCGGCACAGCCATCCGTTCGGCTGAAATGCTAGCTGAAGCCGCGGAACAACTGAACCAGCCTGTAAAACCCACGCATGAAACCGTCCCGGGGGCGCGCGGTGCCAATTACCGCGGCGTTCCCATTCACGCTGTCCGCCTGCCCGGATTCCTGGCACATCAGCAAATTATTTTTGGCAATGTTGGCGAGACGCTCACCCTTCGACATGACAGCATCGACCGGCAAGCCTTTATGCCCGGCGTCTGCTTTGCGTGTGAAAAAGTTGTTCAACTGAATGAGCTGGTTTACGGATTGGAGAAAATCTTATAACCGTAACGGTTAGTTCAATAGCACCACCTAAGGAAAAGGGCACGGAAGTACGCGCCCTTTTGTTGTTGCGCCAATAAATGATTAGCCTTCCCCTTTCATTGACATCGGCTGCTGCGGCTGATCGCACGATTTGGAATAACAGCCGCCTAACAAAACACTGGCCATGATAACTGCAAGAATAATTCCTGTTACCTTTCTCATCGCTAAGCTCCTTTTATTAGGTAAAAAATGCCAATTACATTCCTATTATACAGATTCTGTTTTATCCTGACATGCCCCGGCACTTTCCATGGGACGGTTGTGATTTGATTAAAGTGTTTTGCCCCACTGTTGTGTAATCAAAAAACAAGCCGCCCCAGGGAAAAGGCCAGGAAAGAAGGTCATAAACAGGGATTGATGGGTTAGCAGGGAAAAGAATAAGATAATATCGCATCATAGCGAATTTTCATTGAATATCAATAGGCATTCAGTATGATAAGCCCATGAAAACAAAGCACACCTCCTCACAACCCATCGGTATTTTCGATAGCGGCATTGGCGGCCTGACTGTCGCTCATGCACTGGTGACTCATTTGCCCAAAGAAAATATCATTTATTTTGGCGATACAGCTCATCTTCCCTATGGCGACAAATCGACTGCTGCAATCCAGGCTTATGCCATTAAAATCGTAAACATGCTGCTCCAGCAGGAATGCAAACTGATTCTCATTGCCTGCCACTCAGCTTCTGCGGCAGCTTACGAACTCGTAAAGGAATATATTGGCAGCAAAGCCCTGGTGATGAACGTGATTGATCCTGTTATTCACCTGCTTAAAGAAAAGTATATTACCAAGCATGTAGGCCTTATTGGCACGCGGCAAACCGTCAACTCGCATATTTATAAAAAGAAGATTGACGATTTAAACCTGGGCATCCGTCTATCCTCTTCTGCCACCAATCTGCTGGCTTCTGCCATCGAGGAATTTGGCAATCACCGCGTTATCGATGTCTTGCTGGAAACGTATCTGGCCCAACCGAATTTACAAAATATTGATGCCCTGCTGCTTGCCTGTACCCATTATCCCATCATCAAAGAACGTATTTCTCAGCATTATCAAAAACAAAACGATGGTCATATTGAACTGATTGATTCCTCAGACATTGTCGCTCAGGCTGTTAAAAAACAACTACACAAAAATAATTTACTTAATGAAAACGGCACAAGCGCCAAGCATTTTTATGTTTCGGATTACACAGAGTCCTTTGCAAATAATGCCAAACTATTCTTCGGCGAAGATATCAAGCTGGAACATTATCCTCTGTGGGATTAAGAGAAGTGTTAGCGCTAAGTAAGAGATATCCAATATGAACTATCGTCATTTGTTTCATGCCGGTAATTTTGCTGACGTGGTCAAACACGTTACGCTTGTTGCGCTGCTTGCTTCATTAGCGCGCAAAGAAACCCCCTTCTGTTACATCGACACACACGCGGGTACGGGTTTTTACGATTTATCTTCTGAGTTTGCTGCAAAGAATAAAGAATATGAAGGTGGCATTGAAAAAGTTATTCAACAAGATAATCCGCCTGATTTGATCAGACGGTATCTGTACTGCGTGCATCAAATCAATAATAAATTAACTTCGTCAACATTCGCTTCTTTACGTTACTATCCGGGTTCGCCCATGATTGCGCGCTGCCTTGCACGCCCTCATGACCGCATTATCGCTTGCGAATTACAACCGGCAGAATACCAGGCACTTCGGACGGCTTTTGCTGGTGACAAGCAGGTTGCAATTCATCACATGGATGGCTTTCTTGGCCTGAAAGCATTTTTACCGCCTCATGAGCGCCGTGGATTAGTACTGATTGATCCTCCTTACGAAAATCCGGACGAATTCACCCGCATTGCGCACGCCTTGCCAACTGCATTAAAGCGCTGGGAAACGGGTATCTATGCCATCTGGTATCCCATCAAAGAAAAGAGCCAGGTTGAGCGTTTTTACCGCGCCATTAAAAAAGACCTGGTTTTGCCTGTACTAGCCATTGAATTTACTATCTTTCCTGATCTGCCTAACCATTTAAATGGCTGCGGGATGGTGGTTATTAACCCACCCTGGCAGTTTGATACAGTCATCGCGGAAACGCTCCCCTGGCTGTGGAAAGCGTTAACTATCAATGACCAAGGCGCTTATCGCACTTATCCGCTGAAATAATTGCTAAAATAGTAAAGATAATGGATAGACGAGGGAGAATGTCATGAAGCAGCTTCTCACAATCGTTGCAACTATCGTATGTGTTATTGGTTTAACCGGCGCCTCCTGCTCAAGACAGGACATGGGTATGGTAGGTGGCGGTGTCGTAGGCGGTGCGGCTGGCCATGCGCTCACAGGCGGCAGTGCAGTGGGTACCGTAGCAGGCGCAGTCGGTGGTGCCTATGTTGGCAGGGAATTAGCTCGGTAAGCGTGATCCTGCCTCTGCATCCCGCATCTTATACATAAGATAAGATGCGGGATAGGCGTTTTTTAATGAATGTCCAATTGAAAAAATTAAGAAATTTTTGTTCTCTCTTCGCACCAAGCAACGCCCTGCTCTCTTTTGGAAAAGCTGAAGAATCAATGAGTAAGATCAAAATCCCCCTTCTTAACCCCGAATAGTTGTAAAATAGAGTGGAAGAAACGCTGGAAGAATAAAAGAAGGAGTAGGCAATCATGAACAAGATCTTGATAACACTTGGCACGCTAGTTCTTGCAGCCAGTCTGGCTGGCGCTGCCTGCCAGCGACAGGATGTAGGTATGGTCGCAGGCGGTGTAGTTGGTGGTGCCGCCGGTCATGAACTCACTGGTGGCAGTGCATTAGGCACCGTAGCAGGGGCAGTCGGTGGTGCCTATGTTGGCAGAGAATTAGCACGATAAAAAAGAAAATGAAGCGCTTGCTAAAAGGACCCGCCTTCTATGGTTGAAGGCGGGCAAGTAAGCATTTTAATTAATTGGGAGACTTAAAAATACAGGAAATACTTTGTGTATTTTCCATTTTTTTATCTTCAGATTTATTTACCCCTTCCTCTTTTTTCGCCGAATTCCACAAGGTAAATCCTGAATCAGCTCCCCGAATAACTGGAAAAGTTCGAGGAATAGAAGTGGTATTAAAACCTGCATAACTAAAAATAGAGTCGCTATAGGGAAAATGTTCAAACCTGGGAGTTTTGCTTTTGCTTGAGCTAAAAGTCTTTTTTTTAGCTGCTACTTCAGCTTTGACTTCTGTCACTTCTTCAATTACCGGATCAGGTTGTATCACAGTTTTCCCCTGATTATCGGCTTTCTTTATTGCTGGTGTGTCTGATTGACCTCGTGCTGCCTCGATTGAACTCTTCTCTGAGTCTGCTTTCTTTTGCAGCCGGTTTTCCAGCTCATCGTCACTCAGCAAGGGCTGTTGCTCGTTACTCTCTTTTTTTTCAAGCAGCTGTTTTATTCTTAGCATCATTTTTTCTCCTCGTTCAGGTCTAATTCTTAAAATAATCTTAAGAGAGCTTAGCATTTATCATAGCCGTGTCAATGCCCTGTTCAAATATGAACCGCCTCGCCCATCCAACATCCCTAACTTCTCGAACCTTCTCAATAGTGATATTCTTCAACGGATTAACTGGGAGGAGTACCGATATGACGCTTAAAATTGGTGATATGGCACCGGATTTCACGCTGTCTGATGACAGAGAAAAAAACATTACCCTCAGCCACTTGCGTGGCAAAAAAGTGGTGCTCTTCTTTTATCCCAAAGACAATACACCGGGCTGCACACGTGAAGCCTGCGATTTTCGCGACCAGTTTGCCGCGTTCACAAAACAAGGTGTAGAAGTGTTCGGCATTTCCAAAGACAGCGCTAAAGCGCATACCAAATTCAAGGAAAAATACGGCCTGCCCTTCCCGCTTTTGGTCGATGCCAATGCCGACGTGTGCGAGGCTTACGGTGTTATTAATAAAAAAAGTATGTTCGGTAAAACCTTTTTAGGCATTCAACGTTCAACATTTCTGATCGATGAACAGGGTGCCATTCGCGGGATTTGGCGCAAAGTCAAAGTTCCTGGCCATGTGGAGCAGGTATTAAATGAAATCCAATAAAACGCTTAAAACAGCCATCACCCCCACGCGCGAAGAAAACTATCCCGAATGGTATCAGCAAGTCATTAAGGCAGCGGATCTTGCTGAAGTTTCGCCAGTGCGCGGCTGCATGATTATCAAGCCCTGGGGTTTTGCCATCTGGGAAAATATACAGTCCATTTTAAATGAGCAGTTTAAAGCAACAGGACACAAAAACCTTTATTTTCCACTTTTGATTCCCATGAGCTTCATGCAAAAAGAAGCGGAACACATAGAAGGTTTTGCAAAAGAATGTGCGGTTGTGACACATCACCGGCTCGCTACCAATGAAGAAGGCAAACTCGTGCCAAGCGGTGAACTGGAAGAGCCCTACATTATTCGCCCGACTTCCGAAACAATCATCGGCGATGCTTTCGCGCGCTGGATTCAATCTTATCGGGATCTGCCGCTGCTGATTAATCAATGGGCCAATGTCATGCGATGGGAAATGCGCACACGCATGTTTTTGCGCACGACAGAATTTCTGTGGCAGGAAGGCCATACTGCCCACGCCACGGCGGAAGAAGCCATGGAAGAATCACGTGCCATGCTCGACCTTTATGCCGACTTTGCTGAAAATTACATGGCCATGCCTGTCATTAAAGGCGAAAAAACCGCAAGCGAACGCTTTCCGGGCGCTGTCAATACGTATTGCATTGAATCCATGATGCAGGATAAAAAAGCGCTGCAAGCTGGAACGTCTCACTTCCTCGGCCAGCATTTTTCACGCGGATTCAATATCAAATACCTGAGCGCCGAAGGCAGAGAAGAATTTGTCTGGACGACTTCGTGGGGTGTCTCGACCCGATTGATCGGCGGCCTCATCATGACGCACAGCGATGATAACGGCCTCGTTTTACCGCCGCGACTTGCTCCATCGCATGTTGTTATTTTGCCTGTCATTCATAAGGAAGAAGATCGCGCCAATATTCTCACTTACTGCGATCAGTTGGCTGATGAGCTACGCCACATAACGTATTATGGCCGCCGGCTTGGCGTTGAAGTGGATAAACGTGATTTACCCGGCGGAGAAAAAGCCTGGGGCTGGGTCAAGAAAGGCATCCCTTTGCGGCTTGAAATCGGCAACAAAGAATATTCCGCCAATACGGTATTCATGGGCCGACGCGACAAGGAATATAAAGACCGCAAATCGCTTCCGCGCGAAGTTTTTCTTTCCAGTGTCACCACGGAACTCGAAGAACTGCAGACAAACTTGCTGCAACGTGCGCATGCGTTTCAAAAGCAGAATACGCAAACCATCACAGACCGAAACGCATTTTATGAATTTTTCAACGGCGATGGCGGCTTTGCACTAGCACATTGGAATGGTGATCCTGTCATTGAAGAAAAAATAAAACAGGAACTCAGCGTGACCATTCGCTGCATTCCTTTTAGCAATGAATCGCGAACAGGCAAATGCATCTTTACCGGCGAAGCAAGCTCTCAGCAGGCGCTGTTTGCGAAAGCTTATTGATTTATTTGCCGCAGCGATATCATTCCTCAACAGCCAAGCGCCTTATTGCGGCGCTTGGCATAAGCCTTTTAGCGCTTCAAAGAAGAAGTTGAAAGAAGCGGAGTAATAATCGGCTCGGCAAGCTCTACTGCAAAAGCCGTACTCAATTTTACAAAATCGCGAACGTGTGTCAGTGATAACTTATCCATTGTATCGCGGCGCTTGTGCACATAAGGGTTACTCGTTTCATCCATGGTTTCCAGCGGATAAGCAACGCGATTACCGTTTTGATACCAGATAACATGATCGCTGCATGCATAACCGCAGCGCCGGACACCCACGGGAAGCTTCACATAGGCCGTTACCAAATCGGCCACAAAGGTGGTCAATCCAGCATCGGTTGAATCATCCGCGAGACCAATTTGGGGCTCACCATCAGCACCCACATAACCTGTCATATCCAGTTGCAACACTGAATCAACCGGAAGATGGTGGCGTTTGAAATACTGAACCACACTTTGTGAGCCCAGCTTGCCTGCTTCACTACCTGCATACCACACAAGATAAATAGGCTTGTTAAATTGCAAATGGCTGTTCAACAACAGCCGCGCCGTTTCAAGCACGGTCGCAACGCCAGAAGCACCATCATCCGCCCCTGGCTGCGATTCATCAACACTGTCAATCGTATCCAAATGCGCCCCGATCACAATGCCGGGCTCGCTCAACGCCTTGCCGATTTTCATCATCACAGAAGGCTGTTTGCTATGACCCTCCGTAGGTATCAGCAAAAGCTCAGTATCCTTTCTTTCGGAAGACGCTATCAATGTTTTGGCCTGCTGTCTGATCCACTGCGCTGCCCGCGCACCATCCTCAGAATGCAGATGACGATCTGGAAAATGCGTCAGCTTGCTGAGTTCCCGCCTGATTTGCGCGGTATCAATTTCTCTCACCAGGCTGTTGACCTCGTTTTGGTATTGAATTTTATAATGGCGGGTCAAATCCCCCCGACGAGAAGCAGGCGCATAGTGCGAGAGAAAGGCAGCGGCATCAAGCTGTTTGCGCTTGGAATAATCCCGCCAGGCCCGTGTCACATTAATAAAACCTCTGCAGCGTGCTTCCTTTTTTACTACCGCTGCTTGCAACGGATGCAAGTCAGTTATTTTGATTAAGCGCAGCCATTTTAAGCTGGCCAGCTCTTCGTACCGAAATGAATTTCCTGAAAGCAAACAACGCGGCACGACTAGAAATTGTTCGCTCGTCCCCGCGTAACTGTTTAGCATGCATAACAACAATCCTGCAAAAGCGAGATAGCGCACCACTATCCTCATCCCTTCCTTAAAAATAAGCTGGCACTTTACAAGATCACTCTGGCAACATCAATGTTGCGAGCAGAGATTCCGCCCCGTGAGCGAGTAAGCCGTCTGCCCTCGATTCCCCTCCAAATTTATGCTATCTTTTGCGCAATCATTTAGATGACGTATCTCTTTCTTAACAGTTGAAAAGGATGAAAAGATGACGAATATCAAAGAGTTAGAATCAACCATCAGCAAGCTCACTGTCGCTGGCAAAGGGATTTTGGCCGCAGACGAAAGCACAGGAACAATTACCAAACGTTTTCAGGCCGTCGGCATCGAGTCCACTGAAGACAACCGCCGTGCCTATCGTGAAATGTTAATTACTTCACCCGAATTTAATCGGTACATCGCTGGCGTGATTCTGTTTGAAGAAACCCTGAATCAAAACACCAGCCAGGGCATTTCCTTTCCGGAAGCGCTCAAAAACATGGGCGTGTTACCTGGTATCAAAGTCGACAAAGGCCTGGTTCATCTTGCAAATAGCCTTGATGAAAACATTACTCAGGGGTTGGATGGCCTGCCAGAAAGACTCGCAGAGTACAAATCCAAAGGCGCCTGCTTTGCTAAATGGCGTTCGGTTTATACTATTTCGGATAAAACCCCAACCTCAATCGCGATTGAAACCAATGCAGAAGTGTTGGCCCGCTATGCTGCCATTTGCCAGGAACAGGGAATTGTTCCTATTGTTGAACCCGAAGTATTGATTGATGGCGACCATACACTCGCACGCTGCGAAGAAGTGACAGAACCCGTGCTACAGGCGGTGTTTAATGCGTTATATCGTCACCATGTTAAACTGGAATTCATTGTGTTGAAACCCAGCATGGTGATCAGCGGCAAAGCCTGTCCGCAAAAAGCCAGCGTAAATGAAGTTGCCGAAGCTACCGTACGTATCCTGCGTCGCACGGTACCCGGCGCTGTCCCCACGATTAATTTCCTATCGGGCGGCCAAACCTCCGAACAGGCAACGGCGCATTTAAACGCCATGAACCAGCTTGCGAAACTTCCCTGGAATCTCAGCTTTTCTTATGCCCGCGCCTTGCAAGACTACTGCATGAAAACTTGGCAGGGTCAAAGCAAAAATATCGCTACGGCACAAAAAGCATTCAGCAAGCGCGCCATGCTAAACAGCCTCGCCGCTCAAGGCAAATACCAGGAATCCATGGAGAAAGAAGAAATCTCTCTTGCTTCCTGATTAAGCCAATCCCTGTTTGATGAGAAACCCTAAAGCCATCCACTGTCATCCTGCGAAAAACCGGGATGACGGTGGATCTCATGAATGCCAAATTTCACGCACGGCGGCAATCGCATGATAAGGGTTTTCTTTTTCTTTTTTAAGAAAAGGAATAGATCGCATGACAACCACCTCCATTAACACGGTCGATGCCAAGGAAGAATTCTCGGAATTGATTAACCGCGTTTCGCATAATAAAGAACGCATCATCCTGACGCGACGCGGCAAAGAAATCGCCGCCATCATCCCCGTTGAAGATTTATTATTATTGCAGGCATCGCAGGACAAAAGCGATTTGCATGATGCTGTTGAGGCATTAAAAGAAGCCAGAACAGTAGGAACCATTACACTGGAAAAGTTAAAAGAAGAAATAGGGTAACACCGTGACCACACCTTACCATATCAAGATCTCCCCAGCGGCACAAAGACAAATCCAGGCGCTAACATCCAAGCATCAAAAGACTGTGATCAAAATTATTGAAGCCCTGGCTATCAACCCTCGTCCGCCGGGCACAAAAAAGCTTGAAGGAATGACTGGGTTATACAGTGAAGATGTGTTGCACCTGCGTCTCATTTATAAAGTAGAAGAACAGGAAGTTTTGGTTCTGTTAATTAAATAAGCTGGATCACCATGCAGAACAAATCCTCCTCGCCACTGCTTGTATTAAGCTCTTCCTCCCCCGCCCGTCACGCGCTGCTTGCTCGTTTGCAAATCCCTTTTTCAATTGCCTCACCTGATGTGGATGAAACGCCACTCCCTGGTGAACCTGTCATTGCAATGGTAGAACGGCTTGCCGAAGCGAAGGCAAAAAAATCAGCGCAACAGTTTCCGGATGCACTAATTATTGGTTGCGATCAGGTCGGCACTTTGGATGATCATGTGCTGACTAAACCCCTGAGCTATGAAAATGCGGTGAGGCAGCTTTCCCTGATCAGCGGCCGACGCGTGCGATTTTTTACAGGCATCTGCCTCTTCAATGCAAAAACGCTGCAATTGCAACGGTCTGTCGAACATTACGATGTATTTTTTCGCCGTCTATCAGAAGGCATGATTGAAAATTATCTTCAAAAAGAAAAACCGCTCCACTGTGCTGGCAGCTTTCAAATTGAAGGCCTGGGCATCAGCTTAATCAGCCGCCTGCAGGGCGATGACTATACGACACTGATCGGGCTGCCCTTGATCCGTCTGACTGACATGTTAAACAAAGCAGGATGGCCTGTTCCCTAATCATCACCGCCATCAAAAAAAGTATCCTGTCACAACGCTTCTTTTTGCACAAAGATCGCCATACTCATTTCACATGTTACAATAGCTGGACGTTGGCTATTTTTGACAGGTGTTCACGAATTTTTCACCCTGAGCGCAGTTTTGTCATCCTGAGCGCAGCGAAGGATCTCCTATTGTACATGTGGGGATCCTTCGAGCAAAAAACGCTCTCAGGATGACAGCCACTGTAAAAATCTCAGGATGACAGCCATTCTGTAAAATCAGCATCATTTGTCAAAAATGGCTAAGGTCCAGAATAGGTCAAATCACTTAAGGCAGCCCTTTTATGGATTCGCATTATCTCAACCATTTCTTTAATCCCCGTTCAATTGCGGTTGTGGGTGCCAGCAACCGCGATAACTCGGTAGGCATGAAAGTTTTCAGCAATTTGTTACAGGGCGGCTTTTCTGGCCAATTATATGCGGTGAATCCAAATCATACCTCCATCCTCGATGAGCCCTGCTTTCCCTCCGTCACAGCTATCAAAAAACCGGTTGAACTCGCCGTGATTGTTACACCGGCGCAAGCAGTACCTGATGTTATTTCGGAGTGTGGCGAACAAAATATACATGCTGCGATTATTTTATCAGCCGGTTTCAGCGAGACAGGCAAAGAAGGAAAATCCTTAGAAGAAAAAATAATTGAAGCGGGCGCAAGACACCATGTACGCATGATAGGACCGAATTGCCTGGGAATGATGTTGCCTCATCTCGGATTGAATGCAACATTTAATAATATTAACGCATTGGCAGGCAATCTTGCCCTCGTTTCACAATCCGGCGCCATCTGTGCTGCCATTCTGGATTGGGCAAAGGAAAGACACGTTGGATTTTCCGCGGTAATTTCACTGGGAAATGCCGCTGATATTGATTTTAGTGATGCGCTTGATTACCTTGCACTGGATCCTAAAACAGAGAGTATTTTGTTATACGTTGAAGGCATACGTCATGCCCGGCACTTTCTGAGCAGTCTGCGTGTCGCAGCACGAATGAAACCAGTGGTCGTTATCAAGGGAGGCCGCTTTCAACAAGGCTCACGCGCCGCACTCTCTCATACAGGCGCCATTGTAGGCAGAGATGATGTCTTTGATGCAGCAATAAAAAGAGCAGGCGCCGTACGAGTCATGTCAATCGAGCAGCTTTTCTCTGCCGCTCAAACGCTTGCAAGTAAATATCGCGCTAAAGGCGACCGTTTGGCAATTGTCACCAATGGCGGCGGTGCTGGGGTCATGGCGGCTGATCGAGCAGCCGAACTAAACATCCCGCTCCCTGAACCGGATAAAGCGACTTTTGACTATCTCAATCAGATTTTACCCGGCCACTGGTCTCATCATAATCCCATTGACATCCTGGGTGATGCCACACCTGAACGTTATCGTAAAGCCGTTGCTGCTTGTCTCAGCGATCCGCATATAGATGGCGTCGTCACCATCCTTGTCCCTGTCGTCATGTCGCAACCAGACAAAGTTGCGGAAGAAGTGATTACAGCCTCCAGTAAAAACGATAAACCGATCATTGCCTGCTGGATGGGTGAACATCAGGTAAAATCGGCGAGAAAATTATTTGCCAAGCATCAGTTACCTTGCTTTAGCACGCCTGAATCCGCTATTGAAGCTTTTTCTTACCTTGCGAATTATT
Proteins encoded:
- a CDS encoding bifunctional acetate--CoA ligase family protein/GNAT family N-acetyltransferase, producing the protein MDSHYLNHFFNPRSIAVVGASNRDNSVGMKVFSNLLQGGFSGQLYAVNPNHTSILDEPCFPSVTAIKKPVELAVIVTPAQAVPDVISECGEQNIHAAIILSAGFSETGKEGKSLEEKIIEAGARHHVRMIGPNCLGMMLPHLGLNATFNNINALAGNLALVSQSGAICAAILDWAKERHVGFSAVISLGNAADIDFSDALDYLALDPKTESILLYVEGIRHARHFLSSLRVAARMKPVVVIKGGRFQQGSRAALSHTGAIVGRDDVFDAAIKRAGAVRVMSIEQLFSAAQTLASKYRAKGDRLAIVTNGGGAGVMAADRAAELNIPLPEPDKATFDYLNQILPGHWSHHNPIDILGDATPERYRKAVAACLSDPHIDGVVTILVPVVMSQPDKVAEEVITASSKNDKPIIACWMGEHQVKSARKLFAKHQLPCFSTPESAIEAFSYLANYYINQQLLLQVPEPLAYQSKPDITGARLIIDSALAEKRKILTLTESKAILNAFGIPVTQTIEAHTANEALVVAESLGFPLAMKIYSPDITHKQDVGGVRLNVPNAEAVRETFSDMIAQAKQKCPDADIVGVTLERMYKNPNDRELMIGVLRDPVFGPVISFGAGGSFVEVIQDAAITLPPLNQFLAKKLIAQTRMAKLLGKFRNMPAVNLTAIENILLRVSEMVCELPQIQEMDINPIIINENEAIAIDARILVDIHVPMLVPYSHMAIHPYPHHLISRWQLADGTNITIRPIRPEDAEIEQAFVRSLSPQSKYFRFMEHLQELTQTMLVRFTQIDYDREMALIAAIHQDNKEKNIGVARYIINPDQESCEFALVVADAWQGKGIGSHLMTNLIEEAKMKGLKTMKGEILANNHNMLQLAESLGFTIQTRRDDTSIKIAIKTLD